In Phreatobacter aquaticus, a single genomic region encodes these proteins:
- a CDS encoding SDR family oxidoreductase, whose amino-acid sequence MTLKGKTLFITGASRGIGLAIALKAAADGANIVVAAKTDTAHPKLPGTIHSAAAEIEAAGGQALPLVVDVREEESVADAMAKAAERFGGIDIVVNNASAIMLAPVEKLDMKRFDLMHQVNARGTFLVSKHAIPHLRLSAAAGRNPHVLMLSPPLDMKTRWFSGCTGYSMAKFGMSMVVLGLSGELKGVAGVNAIWPRTAIATAAIKNILGGEALMAQSRTPQILADAAHAILTKPSSFTGNFLIDDTFLYGEGVTDFDQYRADPTKALAPDFFVPDDIPPPPGATFGPLKG is encoded by the coding sequence ATGACCCTCAAGGGCAAGACGCTGTTCATCACCGGGGCCTCGCGTGGCATTGGCCTCGCCATCGCTCTGAAGGCGGCGGCTGACGGCGCCAATATCGTGGTGGCCGCCAAGACCGACACGGCGCATCCGAAACTGCCGGGCACGATCCATTCGGCGGCCGCCGAGATCGAGGCCGCCGGCGGCCAGGCTCTACCCTTAGTGGTCGATGTCCGCGAGGAGGAGAGTGTCGCCGATGCCATGGCGAAGGCCGCCGAGCGGTTCGGCGGCATCGACATCGTCGTCAACAATGCTTCCGCCATCATGCTGGCGCCGGTGGAAAAGCTCGACATGAAGCGCTTCGACCTGATGCATCAGGTCAATGCGCGCGGCACGTTCCTGGTGTCGAAACATGCCATTCCGCATCTGCGCTTAAGCGCCGCTGCCGGGCGCAATCCGCATGTGCTGATGCTCTCGCCGCCGCTCGACATGAAGACCCGCTGGTTTTCCGGCTGCACCGGCTATTCCATGGCCAAGTTCGGCATGAGCATGGTGGTGCTGGGCCTTTCCGGCGAGCTGAAGGGGGTGGCAGGCGTCAACGCGATCTGGCCGCGCACCGCCATTGCCACCGCCGCGATCAAGAACATTCTCGGCGGCGAGGCGCTGATGGCGCAGAGCCGGACACCGCAGATCCTGGCCGATGCGGCCCATGCGATCCTGACCAAACCGTCGAGCTTCACCGGCAATTTCCTGATCGACGACACGTTCCTCTACGGCGAGGGCGTGACGGACTTCGACCAGTACCGCGCCGACCCGACCAAGGCGCTGGCGCCCGACTTCTTCGTGCCGGACGACATTCCCCCGCCGCCCGGCGCTACGTTTGGCCCGCTGAAGGGGTGA
- a CDS encoding enoyl-CoA hydratase-related protein has protein sequence MSDHVTITRHDKGVVLVRMNRLDKKNALTGAMYDTMRGVIENAGPEGTRVVVFAGGPGCFTSGNDIADFMARSTSDVKGSPAGDFITALATVEVPMIAAVDGLAIGIGTTMVFHMDLAYASPRAMFRMPFVDLGLVPEAASSILMPETAGLKKAAEHIMLAEPFGATEAEKMGVINAVVPEAELEAKALEAAFKLASKPPQALAHTRRLLRSNGAALRERIKLEGSLFASQLKTDEARQAFMAFMSRK, from the coding sequence ATGAGCGACCACGTCACCATCACCCGCCACGACAAGGGCGTGGTGCTCGTCCGGATGAACCGGCTCGACAAGAAGAACGCGCTGACCGGCGCCATGTACGACACGATGCGCGGCGTGATCGAGAATGCCGGGCCTGAGGGCACCCGCGTGGTGGTGTTTGCCGGCGGGCCCGGCTGCTTCACTTCGGGCAATGACATCGCCGATTTCATGGCCCGCTCGACCAGCGACGTGAAGGGCTCGCCGGCCGGCGATTTCATCACGGCGCTCGCCACCGTCGAGGTGCCGATGATCGCCGCGGTGGATGGGCTCGCCATCGGCATCGGCACGACCATGGTGTTCCACATGGACCTCGCCTATGCGAGCCCGCGCGCCATGTTCCGCATGCCCTTTGTCGATCTCGGCCTGGTGCCGGAGGCGGCCTCCTCCATCCTGATGCCCGAGACGGCAGGCCTCAAGAAGGCGGCCGAGCACATCATGCTGGCCGAGCCCTTCGGCGCGACGGAAGCCGAGAAGATGGGCGTGATCAACGCCGTCGTGCCGGAGGCCGAGCTGGAAGCGAAGGCGCTGGAGGCGGCGTTCAAGCTGGCGTCCAAGCCGCCGCAGGCGCTGGCCCATACCCGCCGTTTGCTGCGCAGCAATGGTGCAGCATTGCGCGAGCGGATCAAGCTGGAAGGCTCGCTGTTTGCCAGCCAGCTGAAGACCGACGAGGCCCGGCAGGCGTTCATGGCCTTCATGAGCCGGAAGTAA
- a CDS encoding acyl-CoA dehydrogenase, giving the protein MTYRAPVGDIAATMKSVVGLEQAIAGGLYGDLSMDVVDAVLEEAGKFASDRIAPLNKVGDKHGTPFKDGVVTMPPGWKEVYTDWAAAGWNGLMAEADYGGQALPCLINAACLEMWNAASGAFGLGPLLTQGAIEAISAHAAPELRAKYLPKMVSGEWTGTMNLTEPSAGSDLAGMRTKAERAGDGTYRITGSKIYITYGEHDLTDNIIHLVLARLPDAPAGTKGISLFIVPKFLVGDDGSIGGRNDVRCNSIEHKLGVHGSPTCTMVYGDAGGAIGWLVGEENRGLAAMFTMMNNARLAVALQGVSIAERATQQAFAYASDRRQGRAPGYTGEGMGPIILHPDVKRMLMTMRTYTSAARAICYMTASEIDRAHLGRTEAEKKAGNLRASLLTPIAKAFSTDIGNEVASLGVQVHGGMGFVEETGAAQHMRDARIYAIYEGTNGIQAIDLVTRKLPLEGGEVAKAEITRMRAVAAEVAKVNAPGFGRTSERLVAAIDSLERATDHLLAALKSNPADALAGATPYGRLFGLALGGTALAEKGLAVLGDDPHQHVAAARFFAENLVPAASGLELAVTGGGDGINEINVQLAG; this is encoded by the coding sequence ATGACCTATCGCGCGCCGGTCGGCGACATTGCCGCCACCATGAAGTCGGTTGTCGGCCTGGAACAGGCGATTGCCGGCGGGCTCTATGGCGACCTGTCGATGGATGTGGTGGACGCCGTGCTGGAAGAGGCGGGCAAGTTCGCGAGCGACCGCATCGCGCCGCTGAACAAGGTCGGCGACAAGCATGGCACGCCGTTCAAGGACGGCGTGGTTACCATGCCGCCGGGCTGGAAAGAGGTCTATACCGACTGGGCCGCCGCCGGCTGGAACGGACTGATGGCGGAAGCCGACTATGGCGGGCAGGCCCTGCCCTGCCTCATCAACGCCGCCTGCCTCGAAATGTGGAACGCCGCCTCCGGCGCCTTCGGCCTGGGGCCCCTGCTGACCCAAGGCGCGATCGAGGCGATCTCGGCCCATGCGGCCCCCGAGCTCCGCGCCAAATATCTGCCGAAGATGGTGTCAGGCGAATGGACCGGCACGATGAACCTGACCGAGCCCTCGGCCGGTTCCGATCTTGCGGGCATGCGCACCAAGGCGGAGCGTGCGGGCGACGGCACCTATCGCATCACCGGCTCGAAGATCTACATCACCTACGGTGAGCATGATCTGACCGACAACATCATCCACCTGGTGCTGGCCCGCCTGCCCGATGCGCCCGCTGGTACCAAGGGCATCTCGCTGTTCATCGTGCCGAAGTTCCTGGTAGGCGACGACGGTTCGATCGGTGGGCGCAACGATGTCCGCTGCAATTCGATCGAGCACAAGCTGGGCGTCCACGGCTCCCCCACCTGCACCATGGTCTATGGCGATGCGGGCGGCGCCATCGGCTGGCTGGTGGGCGAGGAAAACCGCGGCCTCGCCGCCATGTTCACGATGATGAACAATGCCCGCCTTGCGGTGGCGCTGCAGGGCGTGTCGATCGCCGAGCGGGCGACGCAGCAGGCCTTTGCCTATGCGAGCGACCGCCGGCAGGGCCGCGCGCCGGGCTATACCGGCGAGGGCATGGGGCCGATCATCCTGCATCCGGACGTCAAGCGCATGCTGATGACCATGCGCACCTATACGAGTGCTGCGCGCGCCATCTGCTACATGACCGCATCGGAAATCGACCGCGCCCATCTCGGGCGTACCGAGGCGGAGAAGAAGGCCGGCAATCTCCGGGCTTCGCTGCTCACCCCGATCGCCAAGGCCTTCTCCACCGATATCGGCAATGAGGTGGCATCGCTTGGCGTGCAGGTGCATGGCGGCATGGGCTTCGTGGAGGAGACGGGCGCTGCCCAGCACATGCGCGACGCCCGCATCTACGCGATCTACGAGGGCACCAACGGCATCCAGGCGATCGATCTCGTCACCCGCAAGCTGCCGCTGGAAGGCGGCGAGGTCGCCAAGGCCGAGATCACCCGCATGCGCGCGGTGGCGGCCGAGGTCGCCAAGGTCAATGCGCCGGGCTTCGGCCGGACCTCTGAGCGGCTTGTCGCGGCGATCGACAGCCTGGAGCGCGCGACCGACCATCTGCTGGCGGCGCTCAAGTCCAACCCCGCCGATGCACTGGCGGGCGCCACGCCCTATGGCCGGCTGTTCGGCCTGGCGCTGGGCGGCACGGCGCTCGCCGAGAAGGGTCTCGCGGTGCTCGGCGACGACCCGCACCAGCATGTCGCCGCGGCGCGCTTCTTTGCCGAGAACCTCGTACCGGCCGCCTCGGGCCTCGAGCTTGCCGTCACCGGCGGTGGCGACGGAATCAATGAGATCAACGTGCAGTTGGCCGGCTGA
- a CDS encoding L-threonylcarbamoyladenylate synthase yields the protein MHTRITRHLIADADGLAEAAALLRAGGLVAFPTETVYGLGADATDGRAVAGIYEAKGRPSFNPLIAHVASPEAAFALGPFDAHATALAKAFWPGPLTLVVPVGDDSPVSDLARAGLSSVGLRVPSHPVAQALLALVDRPVAGPSANRSGHVSPTDAAHVLADLDGRIDAVLDAGPTAVGVESTIVGCLGGAPVLLRPGGVTRAEMEAVLGVALGEPVSEATIAPGMLASHYAPNAAVRLDATEVRPGEALLAFGPALPCDGPVLNLSVSGDLSEAAANLFGHLRRLDAEGATAIAVMPIPAEGLGEAIRDRLKRAAAPRV from the coding sequence ATGCACACCCGCATCACCCGCCACTTGATCGCCGACGCGGACGGCCTGGCCGAGGCCGCAGCGCTCCTGCGCGCTGGCGGGCTCGTGGCCTTCCCCACCGAGACGGTCTATGGCCTCGGCGCGGATGCGACCGACGGGCGCGCGGTTGCGGGCATCTACGAGGCCAAGGGCCGCCCGAGCTTCAACCCGCTGATCGCCCATGTCGCATCACCGGAGGCCGCCTTCGCCCTCGGCCCCTTCGACGCCCATGCCACCGCTCTCGCCAAAGCCTTCTGGCCGGGCCCGCTGACTCTGGTCGTGCCGGTCGGCGACGACAGCCCGGTCTCCGATCTCGCCCGTGCGGGGCTTTCGAGCGTCGGCCTGCGCGTGCCCTCCCATCCGGTCGCCCAGGCGCTGCTGGCGCTGGTCGACCGGCCGGTGGCTGGCCCCTCGGCCAACCGCTCCGGCCATGTCAGCCCGACCGATGCCGCCCATGTGCTCGCCGATCTCGATGGCCGGATCGATGCAGTGCTCGATGCCGGCCCGACCGCGGTCGGTGTCGAATCCACCATCGTCGGTTGCCTCGGCGGCGCGCCGGTGTTGCTTCGTCCGGGCGGCGTCACGCGCGCCGAGATGGAGGCGGTGCTGGGTGTCGCGCTCGGCGAGCCGGTGAGCGAGGCCACCATCGCGCCGGGCATGCTGGCCTCGCACTACGCGCCGAATGCGGCCGTCAGGCTGGATGCGACCGAGGTCCGTCCCGGCGAGGCGCTGCTGGCCTTCGGCCCGGCGCTTCCCTGTGATGGTCCCGTGCTCAATCTCTCTGTCTCAGGCGATCTCAGCGAGGCCGCGGCCAATCTGTTTGGCCATCTGCGCCGGCTCGACGCCGAGGGTGCCACCGCCATCGCGGTCATGCCGATCCCCGCCGAGGGCCTCGGCGAAGCGATCCGCGACCGGTTGAAACGGGCGGCGGCACCGCGGGTTTGA
- a CDS encoding class I SAM-dependent RNA methyltransferase, with protein MTERLTISHVGHRGDGVADGRFVPFTLPGEVVDAEGAEDRLMPVAIVTPSPDRVTPPCPHFGICGGCNLQHWAPQPYLAWKRDLVLHALAQQGISADVLPTIEAHGAGRRRVTFHARRGAGTKVLVGFAAARSHAIIPINACPLLAPGLDGALEAARGIARILDSVGKPLDLSVTATIAGLDMDVRGAGKLSERMRLDLISAANKQGLARLTNHGELVMQREPPSIMVGRVRVTLPPGTFLQATEEGENVLARLVLEGVGKVKSVADLFCGVGPFALRLAESARVHAVDADASAVAALGAALRTVSGLKPVIAETRDLYRRPMMALDLKGMGAVVFDPPRGGAEAQAKILAKADIGRIVAVSCNPGTFARDAALLIAGGWKIESVTPVDQFQWSAHVELVATFKR; from the coding sequence ATGACCGAGCGGCTCACCATTTCCCATGTCGGCCATCGCGGAGACGGCGTCGCCGACGGCCGTTTCGTGCCGTTCACCCTGCCCGGCGAGGTGGTGGATGCCGAGGGCGCGGAAGACCGGCTGATGCCGGTGGCCATCGTCACGCCGAGCCCCGACCGCGTGACGCCGCCCTGCCCGCATTTCGGCATCTGCGGCGGCTGCAACCTGCAGCATTGGGCGCCTCAGCCCTATCTCGCGTGGAAGCGCGACCTGGTGCTGCATGCGCTGGCCCAGCAGGGCATATCGGCCGATGTGCTGCCGACCATCGAGGCCCATGGCGCGGGACGACGGCGCGTGACCTTCCATGCCCGCCGGGGTGCCGGAACCAAGGTGCTGGTTGGCTTCGCCGCGGCGCGCAGCCACGCGATCATCCCGATCAATGCCTGCCCGCTGCTCGCCCCCGGCCTCGACGGCGCGCTGGAGGCCGCCCGCGGCATTGCCCGTATCCTCGACAGCGTCGGCAAGCCACTCGACCTCTCGGTGACCGCGACGATCGCCGGGCTCGACATGGATGTGCGCGGCGCGGGCAAGCTGTCCGAGCGGATGCGGCTCGACCTCATCTCCGCCGCCAACAAGCAGGGCCTGGCGCGCCTCACCAACCATGGCGAACTGGTCATGCAGCGCGAGCCGCCGTCGATCATGGTCGGCCGCGTGCGCGTGACGCTGCCGCCGGGCACGTTCCTGCAGGCGACGGAAGAGGGTGAGAACGTGCTCGCCCGCCTCGTGCTCGAGGGCGTCGGCAAGGTGAAGTCGGTGGCGGATCTGTTCTGCGGCGTCGGCCCCTTCGCGCTCAGGCTCGCCGAGAGCGCGCGCGTCCATGCGGTGGATGCCGATGCGAGCGCGGTGGCGGCTCTCGGCGCGGCGCTCCGCACCGTGTCGGGCCTGAAGCCGGTGATCGCCGAGACACGCGACCTCTATCGCCGTCCGATGATGGCGCTGGACCTCAAGGGCATGGGCGCGGTGGTGTTCGATCCGCCGCGTGGCGGCGCGGAGGCGCAGGCCAAGATCCTCGCCAAGGCCGATATCGGGCGGATCGTGGCGGTGTCGTGCAATCCCGGCACGTTCGCGCGCGATGCGGCGCTGCTGATCGCGGGCGGCTGGAAGATCGAGAGCGTGACGCCGGTCGACCAGTTCCAGTGGTCGGCGCATGTGGAGCTGGTGGCGACGTTCAAGCGGTAG
- a CDS encoding TlyA family RNA methyltransferase, giving the protein MRDSETTRRRADVVLVERGFFESRARAQAAIAAGLVTADGRPVKKPSEDIAVDAVITAEAPHPWVSRGGLKLVAALDAFAIDVTGRNCLDVGSSTGGFSHVLLSRRARAIVAVDTGREQFHASLRADPAITLLESTDIRNLTSTDLPFAPDIAVIDVSFISLRLVLPAVTALMARACDLVALVKPQFEVGRGHVGKGGIVTDAAERQRAVSEVQAVAQGLGWTLGGLIDSPIEGGDGNREFLIHASRPA; this is encoded by the coding sequence ATGCGAGACTCTGAAACCACCAGACGGCGGGCCGATGTCGTGCTCGTGGAGCGCGGCTTCTTTGAAAGCCGCGCCCGCGCTCAGGCGGCCATTGCCGCGGGGCTGGTGACAGCCGACGGCCGGCCGGTGAAAAAGCCATCCGAGGACATTGCTGTCGATGCCGTGATCACGGCGGAAGCGCCGCATCCCTGGGTGTCGCGCGGTGGCCTCAAGCTTGTGGCGGCGCTCGACGCCTTCGCCATCGATGTCACAGGCCGAAACTGCCTCGATGTCGGCTCTTCCACCGGCGGCTTCTCCCATGTGCTACTGAGCAGGCGCGCACGCGCCATCGTGGCGGTCGATACTGGCCGCGAGCAGTTTCATGCATCCCTTCGGGCCGATCCGGCCATCACGCTTCTGGAAAGCACCGACATCCGCAATCTCACGTCCACCGACCTGCCCTTTGCGCCTGATATCGCCGTGATCGATGTCAGCTTCATCTCGCTGCGCCTGGTCCTTCCGGCGGTCACGGCGCTGATGGCTCGCGCCTGCGACCTCGTCGCGCTGGTGAAGCCGCAATTCGAGGTGGGCCGCGGCCATGTCGGCAAAGGCGGCATCGTGACCGATGCGGCCGAGCGGCAGCGCGCGGTGAGCGAGGTTCAGGCGGTGGCGCAGGGTCTCGGCTGGACCTTGGGCGGGCTGATCGACAGCCCGATCGAGGGCGGCGACGGTAACCGCGAGTTCCTGATCCATGCGAGCAGGCCCGCGTGA
- the dxs gene encoding 1-deoxy-D-xylulose-5-phosphate synthase encodes MTPLLDTLRSPADLRRLAEHQVRQVADELRAETISAVSVTGGHLGAGLGVVELTAALHYVFDTPRDRIIWDVGHQAYPHKILTGRRERIRTLRQAGGLSGFTKRSESEYDPFGAAHSSTSISAGLGMAVARDLKGEKNNVIAVIGDGAMSAGMAYEAMNNAGARHERLIVILNDNDMSIAPPVGAMSAYLARLGSGRTYLKLRDIGKQLTKRLGKTIDRTVTRAVEHARGFVTGGTLFEELGFYYVGPIDGHNLDHLLPVLKNVRDADFGPILVHVVTQKGKGYPPAEETADKLHAVAKFDVITGAQVKAKANAPSYTKVFGESLVKEAAKDDRIVAITAAMPSGTGVDLFEKAYPARTFDVGIAEQHAVTFAAGLASEGFKPFCAIYSTFLQRAYDQVVHDVALQKLPVRFPIDRAGLVGADGATHAGSFDVAYLGCLPGMVVMAAGDEAELVHMVATAAAFDEGPIAFRYPRGEGMGVDMPEFGVPLEIGRGRIVKEGTRIALMSFGTRLGECLKAAEELGTLGLSTTVADARFAKPLDMDMIGRLVREHEVLITIEEGSVGGFGSFVLHALSDNGLLDGRCRVRSMVLPDVYLDHDKPEAMYARAGLDARGIVTKVFEALGREAVPGALTA; translated from the coding sequence GTGACCCCGCTCCTGGACACGCTCCGGAGCCCCGCCGACCTTCGCCGCCTTGCCGAACACCAGGTCCGCCAGGTGGCTGACGAGTTGCGCGCCGAAACCATTTCGGCGGTCTCCGTGACCGGCGGCCATCTGGGCGCCGGCCTCGGCGTCGTCGAACTGACGGCCGCCCTGCACTATGTGTTCGACACGCCGCGCGACCGGATCATCTGGGACGTTGGCCACCAGGCCTATCCGCACAAGATCCTGACGGGGCGGCGCGAGCGCATCCGCACGCTGCGCCAGGCCGGCGGCCTCTCCGGCTTCACCAAGCGCTCGGAGAGCGAATACGACCCGTTCGGCGCGGCCCATTCCTCCACCTCGATCTCGGCCGGCCTCGGCATGGCGGTGGCCCGCGACCTCAAGGGCGAGAAGAACAATGTCATCGCAGTGATCGGCGACGGCGCGATGTCGGCGGGCATGGCCTATGAGGCCATGAACAATGCGGGTGCCCGCCACGAGCGGCTGATCGTCATTCTCAACGACAATGACATGTCGATCGCGCCGCCGGTTGGCGCCATGTCGGCCTATCTCGCCCGTCTGGGTTCCGGCCGCACCTATCTGAAGCTGCGCGACATCGGCAAGCAGCTGACCAAGCGCCTGGGCAAGACCATCGATCGCACGGTGACCCGCGCGGTGGAGCATGCCCGCGGCTTCGTCACCGGCGGCACCTTGTTCGAGGAGCTTGGCTTCTACTATGTCGGCCCGATCGACGGGCACAATCTCGACCATCTGCTGCCCGTTCTGAAGAACGTCCGCGACGCCGATTTCGGCCCGATCCTGGTCCATGTCGTGACCCAGAAGGGGAAGGGCTATCCGCCGGCGGAAGAGACCGCCGACAAGCTGCACGCGGTGGCGAAATTCGACGTCATCACCGGCGCCCAGGTGAAGGCCAAGGCCAATGCGCCGAGCTACACCAAGGTGTTCGGCGAGAGCCTGGTGAAGGAAGCCGCCAAGGACGACCGTATCGTTGCGATCACTGCGGCCATGCCGTCGGGCACCGGCGTCGACCTGTTCGAGAAGGCATACCCTGCCCGCACTTTCGACGTCGGCATTGCCGAGCAGCATGCCGTGACCTTTGCGGCGGGGCTCGCGAGCGAGGGCTTCAAGCCGTTCTGCGCAATCTATTCCACCTTCCTCCAGCGCGCCTACGACCAGGTGGTGCACGACGTGGCACTGCAGAAGCTGCCCGTGCGCTTCCCCATCGACCGCGCCGGCCTGGTCGGTGCCGATGGCGCAACTCATGCCGGCTCCTTCGACGTCGCCTATCTCGGCTGCCTGCCGGGCATGGTGGTGATGGCGGCTGGTGACGAGGCTGAGCTCGTCCACATGGTGGCGACCGCTGCCGCCTTCGACGAGGGCCCCATCGCCTTCCGCTATCCGCGCGGCGAGGGCATGGGCGTCGACATGCCGGAATTCGGCGTTCCGCTGGAGATCGGCCGGGGCCGGATCGTCAAGGAGGGTACGCGGATCGCGCTCATGTCCTTCGGCACGCGCCTTGGCGAATGCCTGAAGGCCGCCGAGGAACTGGGCACGCTTGGCCTTTCGACCACGGTTGCCGATGCCCGCTTCGCCAAGCCGCTGGATATGGACATGATCGGCCGGCTGGTGCGAGAGCACGAGGTGCTGATCACCATCGAGGAGGGCTCGGTCGGCGGCTTCGGCTCGTTCGTGCTGCATGCCCTGTCGGACAATGGCCTGCTCGACGGCCGCTGCCGCGTGCGCTCCATGGTGCTGCCGGACGTCTATCTCGACCACGACAAGCCTGAGGCCATGTATGCCAGGGCCGGGCTCGATGCCCGCGGCATCGTGACCAAGGTGTTCGAGGCGCTGGGGCGCGAGGCGGTTCCGGGCGCGCTGACGGCGTGA
- a CDS encoding carboxymuconolactone decarboxylase family protein, protein MTKTYPEITKALSAGLRELRKEAGDTMAGFSTMTQAAMKDGALPKKTKELIALALGVAARCDGCLGYHAEALVKLGATRQEVAEALGVAIQMGGGPSLMYAADAFTAFQQFEEKAAETA, encoded by the coding sequence ATGACCAAGACCTATCCCGAGATCACCAAGGCGCTGTCCGCTGGCCTGCGCGAACTGCGCAAGGAAGCAGGCGATACGATGGCCGGCTTCTCGACCATGACCCAGGCCGCCATGAAGGATGGCGCGCTGCCGAAGAAGACCAAGGAACTGATCGCGCTGGCTTTGGGCGTGGCTGCGCGCTGTGATGGCTGCCTCGGCTACCACGCCGAAGCGCTGGTCAAGCTTGGTGCCACCCGCCAGGAAGTGGCCGAGGCGCTGGGTGTCGCCATCCAGATGGGCGGCGGACCCTCGCTCATGTATGCGGCCGACGCCTTCACTGCCTTCCAGCAGTTCGAGGAGAAGGCGGCCGAGACCGCCTGA
- a CDS encoding pirin family protein, producing the protein MSFSPTPDPTPGDALSCDAIEMVIVPRTHDLGGFTVRRALPFAKRRMVGPFVFFDQMGPAVFKGGQGIDVRPHPHIGLSTVTYLFDGEIQHRDSLGTYLPVRPGEVNLMTAGRGIVHSERTDPTQKATGGHKLHGIQSWLALPKTHEEVAPGFDHIAADDLPIVKGDGKTIRVVIGEMYGVKAPTPVPWDTFYADAILEPGAKLPLDPVAEERAIYVAMGEIDVQGDHFREGQMLVLKPGDRLTLTAVTAARLILCGGATMDGPRHIWWNFVSSSLERIEQAKADWKQKRFDTVPGDEEEFIPLPE; encoded by the coding sequence ATGTCGTTCTCGCCCACCCCCGATCCGACCCCCGGAGACGCGCTCTCCTGCGACGCCATCGAGATGGTGATCGTGCCGCGCACCCATGATCTCGGCGGCTTCACGGTGCGCCGGGCGCTGCCCTTCGCCAAGCGGCGGATGGTCGGTCCCTTCGTGTTCTTCGACCAGATGGGCCCTGCCGTGTTCAAGGGCGGCCAGGGCATCGATGTCCGCCCCCACCCCCATATCGGGCTCTCCACCGTCACCTATCTGTTCGACGGCGAGATCCAGCACCGTGACTCGCTCGGCACCTATCTGCCGGTGAGGCCGGGCGAGGTGAACCTGATGACCGCCGGGCGCGGCATCGTCCATTCCGAACGCACCGATCCGACCCAGAAGGCGACCGGCGGGCACAAGCTGCACGGCATCCAGAGCTGGCTGGCGCTGCCCAAGACCCATGAGGAAGTGGCGCCCGGCTTCGACCATATCGCGGCCGACGACCTGCCGATCGTCAAGGGCGACGGCAAGACGATCCGCGTGGTGATCGGCGAGATGTATGGGGTGAAGGCGCCGACGCCGGTGCCCTGGGACACGTTCTATGCCGATGCGATCCTGGAGCCCGGCGCCAAGCTGCCGCTCGATCCGGTTGCCGAGGAGCGCGCGATCTATGTTGCCATGGGCGAGATCGACGTGCAGGGCGACCATTTCCGCGAGGGGCAGATGCTGGTGCTGAAGCCCGGCGACCGGCTGACGCTGACCGCCGTCACCGCCGCCCGCCTGATTCTCTGCGGCGGCGCGACCATGGACGGGCCGCGCCACATCTGGTGGAACTTCGTCTCCTCGTCGCTGGAGCGCATCGAGCAGGCCAAGGCCGACTGGAAGCAGAAGCGCTTCGACACCGTGCCGGGCGACGAAGAGGAGTTCATTCCGCTGCCCGAGTGA
- a CDS encoding SDR family oxidoreductase, whose protein sequence is MDFGLSSKKALVLASSRGLGLGIAEALAAEGCTVMLVGRTADRIKANAEAITAKGKGKAYGMAADLGAPGAVDEIVALAEKTLGQIDILVNNTGGPPAKPATEVGADEWAKYFKQMVEPVFAITAKVLPGMRARKWGRVLTVASSGVEQPIPNLALSNALRSSIVGWSKTLSTEVAKDGVTVNMILPGRIATDRIKELDQANAQRSGKSMEEVEAASIATIPAARLGTAAEFGAVGAFLCSEAASYITGSKIRVDGGATRSI, encoded by the coding sequence ATGGATTTCGGACTGTCATCGAAGAAGGCGCTCGTGCTCGCCTCCAGCCGCGGCCTCGGCCTCGGCATTGCCGAGGCGCTGGCCGCTGAGGGCTGCACCGTCATGCTGGTCGGCCGCACCGCCGACCGCATCAAGGCCAATGCCGAGGCGATCACCGCCAAGGGCAAGGGCAAGGCCTATGGCATGGCCGCCGATCTCGGCGCGCCTGGCGCCGTGGACGAGATCGTCGCGCTCGCCGAGAAGACGCTCGGCCAGATCGACATTCTCGTGAACAACACGGGCGGCCCGCCGGCCAAGCCCGCGACCGAAGTCGGCGCCGACGAATGGGCGAAGTACTTCAAGCAGATGGTGGAGCCCGTCTTCGCGATCACCGCCAAGGTTCTGCCGGGCATGCGCGCCCGCAAGTGGGGCCGCGTGCTCACCGTTGCCTCCTCGGGCGTCGAGCAGCCGATCCCGAATCTGGCGCTGTCGAACGCGCTGCGCTCGTCGATCGTCGGCTGGTCGAAGACGCTCTCGACCGAGGTCGCCAAGGACGGCGTGACGGTCAACATGATCCTGCCCGGCCGCATCGCGACCGACCGGATCAAGGAGCTCGACCAGGCCAATGCCCAGCGCTCGGGCAAGTCGATGGAAGAGGTCGAGGCCGCTTCCATCGCGACGATCCCGGCCGCCCGCCTCGGCACGGCCGCCGAGTTCGGTGCCGTCGGCGCCTTCCTCTGCTCGGAGGCCGCCAGCTACATCACGGGATCGAAGATCCGGGTCGACGGCGGCGCCACGCGCTCGATCTGA